A section of the Oryza sativa Japonica Group chromosome 1, ASM3414082v1 genome encodes:
- the LOC4327248 gene encoding uncharacterized protein isoform X2 has product MVSTMYKEAAATCGDGEHYSRLIRELCALLAAIISPSSSSSTAAAARSPGMSPAAAATMLLGASVALMLCGSVTFAIGLLLMPWVAGVALLFGLSAAVSTLSSGVFGKAAAAASSPYGDREAAR; this is encoded by the coding sequence ATGGTGTCCACGATGTACAAGGAGGCGGCCGCCACTTGCGGCGACGGGGAGCACTACTCGCGGCTCATCCGGGAGCTGTgcgcgctgctcgccgccatcatctccccctcctcctcctcctccaccgcggcggcggcgaggtctccGGGGAtgtcgcccgcggcggcggcgacgatgctgCTCGGCGCGTCGGTGGCGCTGATGCTGTGCGGGTCGGTGACGTTCGCGATCGGGCTCCTCCTCATGCCGTgggtcgccggcgtcgcgctGCTGTtcggcctctccgccgccgtctccaccctCTCCTCCGGCGTCTTCggcaaggccgccgccgccgcctcttctccG
- the LOC4327248 gene encoding uncharacterized protein isoform X1, whose product MVSTMYKEAAATCGDGEHYSRLIRELCALLAAIISPSSSSSTAAAARSPGMSPAAAATMLLGASVALMLCGSVTFAIGLLLMPWVAGVALLFGLSAAVSTLSSGVFGKAAAAASSPVSHASSDNKPVLVVA is encoded by the coding sequence ATGGTGTCCACGATGTACAAGGAGGCGGCCGCCACTTGCGGCGACGGGGAGCACTACTCGCGGCTCATCCGGGAGCTGTgcgcgctgctcgccgccatcatctccccctcctcctcctcctccaccgcggcggcggcgaggtctccGGGGAtgtcgcccgcggcggcggcgacgatgctgCTCGGCGCGTCGGTGGCGCTGATGCTGTGCGGGTCGGTGACGTTCGCGATCGGGCTCCTCCTCATGCCGTgggtcgccggcgtcgcgctGCTGTtcggcctctccgccgccgtctccaccctCTCCTCCGGCGTCTTCggcaaggccgccgccgccgcctcttctccGGTGAGCCACGCTTCTTCGGATAATAAGCCTGTATTAGTGGTAGCTTAG
- the LOC4327248 gene encoding uncharacterized protein isoform X3, producing MVSTMYKEAAATCGDGEHYSRLIRELCALLAAIISPSSSSSTAAAARSPGMSPAAAATMLLGASVALMLCGSVTFAIGLLLMPWVAGVALLFGLSAAVSTLSSGVFGKAAAAASSPH from the coding sequence ATGGTGTCCACGATGTACAAGGAGGCGGCCGCCACTTGCGGCGACGGGGAGCACTACTCGCGGCTCATCCGGGAGCTGTgcgcgctgctcgccgccatcatctccccctcctcctcctcctccaccgcggcggcggcgaggtctccGGGGAtgtcgcccgcggcggcggcgacgatgctgCTCGGCGCGTCGGTGGCGCTGATGCTGTGCGGGTCGGTGACGTTCGCGATCGGGCTCCTCCTCATGCCGTgggtcgccggcgtcgcgctGCTGTtcggcctctccgccgccgtctccaccctCTCCTCCGGCGTCTTCggcaaggccgccgccgccgcctcttctccG